The Nostoc sp. NIES-3756 DNA window GGAATTGCTTTTTATGAAAAAAACAAAGGAACTATCGGAGAATTACGAGAAAATTGGGAAGATATTATCGCTGAGGCGAAAGCTGAAGTTGGTGAAGAAAGGATGAAATCGGCTGAACCTGCGGATAGTTAAAATCATCACATAACTATCAACAAAAGATGAGCAACAGGTTAAAAATAGCTTTAGTCTGTTGCTCCCAATCTGAGTCCCAACACACCTGCTAAAATCAAACCGATGCAAATAAAACGTTTCATAGAAGCAGGCTCCCCAAATAAAATTACCCCTAACAAAGCCGTACCTATTGCCCCTATTCCAGTCCAAACAGCATAAGCTGTACCTATTGGTAGTGTACGTAGCGCTATTGATAAAAAGAAAAAGCTCAATATCATACAAACAACTGTAGGAATACCAAAAGCGAGCTTAGTAAAACCTTGTGAATATTTCAGCCCAATTGCCCATGCAATCTCTAATAATCCTGCGATAAATAAATACACCCACGCCATGTTGTCTTCTCCTATATATTGGAAATTGTAAAAATTGAAAATATTTATTAATAAGTCTAAATTTCAGCGAATAATTACTTTATTAACTAAAATGATTGAAATCCTTATAAAATAAGTGGTTTACTTGAGTTTACAACCTAAATCTAATATAAGAGCGATCTATTAAACATTTTGCCTACGTAAATAATTTATATAAGCTTTATCAAATCGTTCTTGGATAATAAAATATAGTTTTTCCAGTAGATTTAATTCTATTAAAATCTACCATTTATAAAAATAATGGCTGAATAAATATAATGAAATTGATCTAAAATTTCTTATATTTATTCAGCAACAGATAGTGATTTATTTATGCCTAGCGTTTTGCAATTGCATGGAAGACAGGCTAATAGAGAAGAAAGATTTCACTAACGTACTGCCACCAATAGCGCTATATTTCTGATTAGAGAAGTGATACTTATGCTTCTGTAGGTTCTT harbors:
- the sugE gene encoding quaternary ammonium compound efflux SMR transporter SugE; translation: MAWVYLFIAGLLEIAWAIGLKYSQGFTKLAFGIPTVVCMILSFFFLSIALRTLPIGTAYAVWTGIGAIGTALLGVILFGEPASMKRFICIGLILAGVLGLRLGATD